DNA sequence from the Anguilla anguilla isolate fAngAng1 chromosome 4, fAngAng1.pri, whole genome shotgun sequence genome:
AAATGGCGGTCACCACCCTGCTGGCGGACAATGCCGTCCTGTGCTCGGGGTCCCAGGTGGAGAAGCCCGTTGACCCAGACAAGACGGGGGGCGAGCAGCCCACCACCGGTCTCCTGCGGAATCTGCGGCCGTCGTCCGGCGCGGGGGCGAGGGAGGCGCTGGTCCCCGCCTCGTTGCCAGCTGGCGACGGCTCCCCCGTTAAGCCCCTGGAGGACGAGAAGAGGTTTGGGCCGTGCCTCTCGAAGCCTGCCGGCCAGCCGCCCAACAGCATCACCGTGCTCTCTCCAGCCGTCTTCAGCAAGGCAGTCCAAATCATCCCCTCGCCACCCAGAGGAAAGCTGCCCATCCTGCCCTACTCAAAGATGAAAGGCACCCTCTTACCGGTGGCCAAACCCAGCCCTAAGTGTGCCGGCCTCCCCGCCGGACCCTTGGGGCCCACCGAAGCGGTCCATCAGAAGCAGCCGCCAGGCTTGGCACGTCAAAACTCGTCGGCGGCTAAGAGCGCCGGCTTGCTGGGAATGGGGCTGTCTGCCTCGCCTAAACCAGCTGGGAAGAAGAggggaaggaagaggaagaccaTGGAGGACATACTGGCCTTTGAGGCTAAGAAGAAGAGGTCCCTGTCCTTCTTTAGGAGGAGGGTGCCAGAAAAACCAGCCCCGGCCTCTGCCACATCCGTCACGTCCGGCACGGGGCCTAAGGACAGGGCGGTGGACATCTCAAAGAAGTACCGCAGCATCAGGCCCAAGCCTGTGCTGGTGATGGAGACACTGCCGCGGCTGGTTGGCCTGCCCGCCCTGCCAGCGCCCGAATGCCTGGAGCAGGAGATCCTGGTTGCCCACCAGGTCCCGGGGAAGCCCCAGGACGGTCAACGGCTGGAACACGCGACCGTCAGGCCGGGGCTCCCGAGGCCGCCAGGGGCCGGGCCCGGGGCGGGGGCCGGCGGCTACGCCTTTCTGGGCAGCCGGCAGCCGCACCGCTGCCCCACCTGCGGCCGCTGCTTCCAGTTCAAGCACCACCTCCAGAGCCACATGAACAGCCACACCAACAGCCGGCCCTACGTCTGCCCCATGTGCCGCAAGACCTACGCCCACTCGGGCAGCCTCAGCACCCACATGAAGCTGCACCACGCCGAGGGCTGGCCCCGCCGGACCCTGCGCTGCGAGTTCTGCGAAAAGGCCTTCGGCTACGTGGGCGTGTACTTCAGCCACCTGAAGGAGGTGCACAAGGTCATCCTGACGGTGGAGCCATCCATCAGCCAGCACGAGGAGGACGTACCAGTTCTGAGGTGACCATTCCCCTATTGCCACCATTCTTCTATTGTTTTGCATtatgaatatgtatatatatacgcTACACTCTGCAGTTACTTCGCCCTTAATCAAAGATTTAGTACTCACCGCAACGTGATCAAAATTTCAACCCTTAGGTCTTCAGGACCTTCTCCATTTGCTTTTCCCGTGGTGTTTTTCTGTCCTCCACCGGTATACACTTTTGGAAGTGCATATATTCCTTATTTTTTTGCGCATGAACTGTAATGCTAGCATTAAATAATCTCTATTAGCCATAAGAAAACCTTAGCCCCAAGATTACCAGTCCTGCtactggagagccacaggcttTCCAGGGTTGTTTTCACCCTAAAATTTGATTGCCAGTATCTATGGTAGATACTTTGGTAAAATATCTAATACATCCTTTGTTGCATGCACAACTGCAtgggaaaatgaaaaaccagccctgttcctgtacCATCGGTTTTCCTTTTGGActtaatttgacacacctgaatCTACTAATTAGCAGATCCCTAGCTGTTGAAGTGAAgtgggctttgttagggttggagtgaaaacctataggatggtagatcgccaggaactgggttggttTACAGAAACATCTCCGCTAGCATAGAACGAAAAAAGCTATAACTATTGTGTGATGTGTGAAAATGACAGTGTGAAAATTTGAATTCTGTTACACATAGATGGATGtgattaaattgaattgaactggctaatgataaaaaagcaaaaatgggAAAAGTATGGACAACAAGGATGATACACCGTATAAGTAGCTAGCTACCCATCTCTATATAAGGAAACTGCAGCAGTTTtagtttaaataatttaagtatttactgtttgttttcatccatTTGTTGGTTTAGTGTTTTTACAAGGCAGGGTTTTCTGGTGACAtactttccattacattacatttatttagcagacgcttttatccaaagtgacgtacaaaagtgcatttcatggtcatagacaactacaaaacacaggtttaaTAAAGTACggtactcattttgtacagctatttctagtcaagaacacagttcagttcacacggtgaacactattctgacctaacttacgCCAAGCCAAattagggagaagaacaagctacaatattaggacaaatacaaattaccaaaagtgctggaatgggggtacatgtagcACGAGTGTCATaaaaggggggatttaaagtgaaatgatgtccaggtatagtctgaggagatgagtcttcagtccaCGGCGGAAGacgggtagtgagggagaggttcgaagagggacggggagttcgttccaccactggagagctagggtggagaagctctgtgatccctttactcgggtgggaggggggacaAGGCGCCCTGCTTTCCCTCCTCAGTGCATCACAGGTACATTTGTCTTGCAGCTCGGCACCACCGGACGCGgacgagcaggaggaggaggaccccgTGGAGCTGCAGATCAAGTGCGGGCGCTGCCAGGCCATCACTCCCACGTTCGCAGACATGAAGCTGCACCTCCTGTACGTGCACGGCGAGGAGGTGCAGGTCCGTCTGAaggagggggcgctgcaggGGGGCCGCGAGGCCGAGGACGAGCTGGTCAAGCACGCCGCCCACTACTGGAGGCAGCTGAACGAGAAGCGCAACATGGTCAAGTGCGGGAGCTGCGAGGAGGagttcttctccttctccaagCTCAAGAGACACGTCCACtcccaccaccagggggagccgGGGATCGGCACGCAGGGCAGCGCTGCGGAGGGGGGCGGTAGTCCCGCTAGCGAGGAGTCCGAATTGTTCGTCAGGGGCGTTCTGGCTCAGGGGCTCAGGACTGGCTCGGCCTTCAACTGTGTCCTGTGCAAAGAGCTCCTGGACAGCAAGGCGGAGCTTCTGGAGCACTGGAGGGGTCAGCACAACTGCGAGGACCCCTCCGTGCTGTGGACCGTGTTCACCGCGTTTGCAGAGCGCGAGgatctccagcagggggcgacggTCTGACCGGTATCTCCCTGCAGGCCTCCTGAACACACCCACCACCTGTCACATGGCTAAATTAGAGCACAGAGTAGACCCAAGACtcacgttttgttttgtttttgtttatttttttgttagaaACTTGTTTCGTATATTTTTCCTTTAGGGTACTTTGATTTGTAAAGGAGTAAAACTGCCTTCACTATTTTATTGTAGCCCACTTTGTTTGCACTGTTTTAACGTAGTTGAGAGACTAGCGAGATGAAAACACATTGATAGTAAAGCAGTGAAGGAATATCtataaaaatctttttgtcatttaatattttttgtcagCTGAAGACATTTTCTAGCAAATAATATAGGTTTCTTTATTTATGAGATGCATTAGTACATGTATTAGGCctcatgaatgaaaaaaatcagtGGAGTAAAGAAGAAAAGTAGTTTTATATggcattctttttatttgtgacaatatttgttttgtatgatTTGATTCAAGGCCATTTTCCTCAACCAACAACCAGTTACAACGAGGCACTGTGATCAGTGACAGCCTTTTTTAAGCAAAGCTGAGGCATGTTTAAATATTTCCTACCTGTTACAAAGTTACAAGGATATCAGTTCCTGAAATCCACACACTCTATATTCAGTTTtagagaaaaatatttgaatgtgtcAGATAGTTTCACGGGTCATTTAATTGTACTCATAATAATGTCATAGATAACCTGTCTGGTATTACAAGATAAATTAACTTTGTTGGAGAACTTGTAACTTTGCTCATCTTAATTTTACAGTGCCGATTTCACTATAGAGCAGGCATTGCTGAATGGTTGTGTTGGAGCTTTGTAGTTAAATATCTTTCATTTTAGGTTTGTGAAGCTACATGGCCATTTACTATGTACAAATTATCGCTATGCGTTCCGTATCGCTGTACACCACTAGCATGAGTTTGTTTCAGTGTTTGGTAGTGTGTGGATAATGCGTCATCTATTCTAACTAATGTTAACCTGCTTCTCTGTAAACCTGTGAAATCTGCTTCAATCTCTGATTTTAGGAATCATGTATTTCAGGTGTGCAGTTGTACAGCATAACAGGGTTTTTAAACAggttttctggttttcattcgtACGAcctcattaaaatatataaatacatagtGGCAAAGGCTTACTCCCTGATATACACTAGTTTTAAATATTGCTAACCTCAAAAGAGTGTGTTTTTTATGCTGTTGCTATAGAGATATGTTCGGTGTTTTGATTTTTGAGGTGGTGAAATGGCTTTAATAAGGCGTTAAACTGTTCAAAGCATTCTATAAGTTTACCGGATTTTCGTTGTAAAGCATTTTCACAGGGTAACTGAATGTTTcttgaatgttttaaaactatcaaatatgtatatacatatatatgcacatatatgtatatatttgtttagTATATGAAGTAAAATGCTGCTTGTGTTTTCTCTCATTTGAAAGAAACGCACATCCTAATGGTTTCTCACCTTCTGCAGCTTGAGTTATATAAATGTTTCCCTGCTGTGTCTGATGACAAACCCTGGATGTGGGGAGAACTGGGAAATGCAGTCCCCTGGCATCTGTTTAACTGTGTCCTTTGTGACTGTgataaacaaatgcaaaacgTGTCTCTCGTAAGTACGAATCACTGGAGGTGGAAATGCTCCAATATTAAGAGGGTATTCTGGGGTGAGTTTAGTGGCGTGTTAAATGTTAAAGTGGATTTGGCCATTCATCCAAAGCACGAGTGATAGAAAAGTCTAAGGCCTATGTTCAATATTAATTTTGAGCTGTATAATTGAAGAAACTTCCATGTTTTTGCACAAACTTGGCAGTATATCAAGACAATGAAACAAAGCATTATGACAAAAACGGTATGGAATCGCAATGGTTTCCTAAATCGCAAGGTCTTGTGTAAACTGTATGGAAGTGGTGCCAGGGGCACAGATGCCAGTAAGAAAGCTATTATCTTTTGTGGTGCGTTTGAAACGGTTTCATCCAAAACAATGGGGAGGGactggggcaggggcaggggcaggggcaggggtgtgGACTGCAGGAGTCTGTTCTGGGTTCATCCTTGAAGTGCTTGTTCTCTGACAGCTTTTGGAGTGTTTGCTAGAGCGCGGTGCATTAATAAAGGTTAATGGCTGAGTCCGAACGGAGCTCGTCTCTGATGTCTTATTCCGCCCCTTTGCTGAGATGGCCCTGCGCTAACGTTGCACGTCCATGGAAGCCACATCACCCATAGCAGAATGTCTGGAGACAGGGCACGCATCCATCACACGGGATCCACAGAATGCAAATAATTGGTAACTGAGGGCTCCTTCCACTACGCTGAggatgtgcgcgtgtgtgtgcgtgtgtgtgtgcgcgcgtgtctgtgtgtgtctgtgtctgtgtgtgcgtgtgtgtgaggtgggagGAGCGAGTTCTAAGGGGAAGACTAAGGGGCTAGTGTCTCTGCAtttccatccatctgtccaATAGGGTTTTCTTTCCTAATGCGTTCTTCTcaaaatgtacacataaataGACccaatgtttgtgtgtgcgtgtgcgtgtgtgtatgtttttctctgcgtgtgtatgtgtgtcttcaTATACAGAGAAGGTACAGTGTGGTACTGAAAagccacattttacatttacatattgtGTGATCACATGCCACAAATGAGCCATGACAATCTCCCATGCCCCTGTGAATTtgcagtaatgtactgtagtgtttCCCATGAAGTCACAGAATTATCAACAAATTTTCTGGTGAACTTAACATTTGTTTTACCTCAAATCCTGCGTTTCTTTCCtggattttaattgaattttactAGTATGGTGaagtttatatttaaaactgcagtgtGTACAACTATGCGCACACAATTTGAGGGTCCGCCAGGTCAGCTCTTTGGCCTGCTTGATGTTCTTGGACTGCATTTTtgggactgcatttatatagcgcctttatctatatatttatatatccaaagcgctttacaattgatgcctctcattcacccattcacacacacactcacacaccaacggtgaaaggctgccatgcaaggcagccactcagctcgttgggagcaattaggggttaggtgtcttgctcagggacacttcgacatgcgcagggcgggggattgaaccggcaaccctcttacctcctgagctatatcgccctcTATATATCCTAGTCTTTCATGTTTGATCCAAATGTTACTGGATCAAAAATCATCATAAtcttaaatgttttcaatttattgCATTGGTGAAgtggaacaaaaatatttaaatgcattaaaatttgaAGGTGTAACAAGACAAAACGTGAAGTTCAAGGTAGGcaaatacttgtgtgtgtgtgtgtgtgtgtgtatctatataCAAATTTCCTCAGTGATAATAATTGAGTAATGGCCGCTCAGACCTGGAGCAGTAAAATGCTTGGTTAAAATTAGACCAATGCAATTTAAACAAGTGTGCTCTAACAATACCTGTATTACAATGTTGGCTGGCTTTGGCCCAGTGGCGTAAGGATGACTGTGCACTAGCTGGGTGTTTGAGTCTTTTCTTGGCCCATAGCTTAAGGAGACCACACTACCTGCtccatgcaccccccccccccacttccactCCTGTCTCACctcgttttttcccccaactcAACTTCTGGCTTCCAGACCTGCTGACCTCACCCAGCTGTCTGGGGCCATGTGACCCAGTGAGGTGCAGCAGCCACTTTGcactgcacatgtgcatgtctgtgattAATATCTTCATATGGGATAGCTATCAACCCCCAGCCGCAGCCTCACATGTCAGTGCATGCTTTCTTCTGAACAGAAAATAAGCTTGAATCTGATCAGCTTTTTATATCTAACCTTTGCATTTGCGGGGAAagatattaaaaacacattctggACTGATGACTGAGAAGATTTCCCCTGGCGTCCCAAATCTTGCCTGACATGGCACCAACATGCCAACCCAGGGCGCCTAATGCTGTGTTCTTAAGATTTAACCGAGATTACCTGTAactttaatttatcatttaatatatacatatagtcAAACTGGAGCTTGAAGCCAATCTGATATtttgagcaaaaaataaaaaataaataaatcactaagcattgggaaaataaatttaatcatTGGGTAATTGATTCGTCCAACTGGCACATTCACTGCAAACACAGAACAATGCTCATTCcctacaatacatttttttttcacagagcaATTAtaggtgctttttaaaataagatatGTGTTTTCCCCCTGCCATATCATATAAACTGCAGCTTTCAATAAATAGCACTATAATAGATTACTGCAAGCCATGCCAACGTTCCCCTGTCATTAGAAGTAAGCTGTGATTCGAGGCAATGTGTTTGTTTCTCCAAGGGAATGGACAAGCTGCAATTGCACTCCACTTCGGTTTGACCCTGGTTTTGCTGTCAGTCTTGCACCAATATTAGTTCAGTGTGCAGTGCGGTCATCTGTTTGAGTTTAATTTGCGGCAATGTTCAGAGGTGTTTGCAGGGGTTTTCTGTGGGTCATGGAATGTCTGGAATGCTAAGGAATTAAAAACGTGCATTCCAGAACTGGAGCACCAgagaagtctgtgtgtgtgtgcgtgtgtgtgtgtgaattcataacattttataaatggttACTTCCTTTGAATTGCCATGgggatatatgtatatattttgctAAGGGCTGTGAACCTCTTTGAATATATACACTGAAAGTATTACTCTGACTCACAAAAACTTGTAAGGGTTGAAACTGTTTCTCAAACGTACAGCTGACAAATAATCAGCAATTAAagttaaaatcaatatttttaatgtgctttaTATCAAG
Encoded proteins:
- the znf438 gene encoding zinc finger protein 438 isoform X3; translated protein: MKSQEQKMNQSALKGQIQNETRPQCQTKSLQFRSIAPKAPPAVSAPPAVLSCQPPSTLPEASAAVSPKSIIVPAQNYALMQVAGQEGTFSLVALPPSLSPQSPQQIQKALPIPKNLKLPIPRYQPVRSKSTPEKASPGRASRVQSPTKSPLPRRRAATAARAQPSECPESGPAVEPPEQVILIDPGSSEMAVTTLLADNAVLCSGSQVEKPVDPDKTGGEQPTTGLLRNLRPSSGAGAREALVPASLPAGDGSPVKPLEDEKRFGPCLSKPAGQPPNSITVLSPAVFSKAVQIIPSPPRGKLPILPYSKMKGTLLPVAKPSPKCAGLPAGPLGPTEAVHQKQPPGLARQNSSAAKSAGLLGMGLSASPKPAGKKRGRKRKTMEDILAFEAKKKRSLSFFRRRVPEKPAPASATSVTSGTGPKDRAVDISKKYRSIRPKPVLVMETLPRLVGLPALPAPECLEQEILVAHQVPGKPQDGQRLEHATVRPGLPRPPGAGPGAGAGGYAFLGSRQPHRCPTCGRCFQFKHHLQSHMNSHTNSRPYVCPMCRKTYAHSGSLSTHMKLHHAEGWPRRTLRCEFCEKAFGYVGVYFSHLKEVHKVILTVEPSISQHEEDVPVLSSAPPDADEQEEEDPVELQIKCGRCQAITPTFADMKLHLLYVHGEEVQVRLKEGALQGGREAEDELVKHAAHYWRQLNEKRNMVKCGSCEEEFFSFSKLKRHVHSHHQGEPGIGTQGSAAEGGGSPASEESELFVRGVLAQGLRTGSAFNCVLCKELLDSKAELLEHWRGQHNCEDPSVLWTVFTAFAEREDLQQGATV
- the znf438 gene encoding zinc finger protein 438 isoform X1, which gives rise to MEKPICDPDEIPERKSAAAAPGEAMKSQEQKMNQSALKGQIQNETRPQCQTKSLQFRSIAPKAPPAVSAPPAVLSCQPPSTLPEASAAVSPKSIIVPAQNYALMQVAGQEGTFSLVALPPSLSPQSPQQIQKALPIPKNLKLPIPRYQPVRSKSTPEKASPGRASRVQSPTKSPLPRRRAATAARAQPSECPESGPAVEPPEQVILIDPGSSEMAVTTLLADNAVLCSGSQVEKPVDPDKTGGEQPTTGLLRNLRPSSGAGAREALVPASLPAGDGSPVKPLEDEKRFGPCLSKPAGQPPNSITVLSPAVFSKAVQIIPSPPRGKLPILPYSKMKGTLLPVAKPSPKCAGLPAGPLGPTEAVHQKQPPGLARQNSSAAKSAGLLGMGLSASPKPAGKKRGRKRKTMEDILAFEAKKKRSLSFFRRRVPEKPAPASATSVTSGTGPKDRAVDISKKYRSIRPKPVLVMETLPRLVGLPALPAPECLEQEILVAHQVPGKPQDGQRLEHATVRPGLPRPPGAGPGAGAGGYAFLGSRQPHRCPTCGRCFQFKHHLQSHMNSHTNSRPYVCPMCRKTYAHSGSLSTHMKLHHAEGWPRRTLRCEFCEKAFGYVGVYFSHLKEVHKVILTVEPSISQHEEDVPVLSSAPPDADEQEEEDPVELQIKCGRCQAITPTFADMKLHLLYVHGEEVQVRLKEGALQGGREAEDELVKHAAHYWRQLNEKRNMVKCGSCEEEFFSFSKLKRHVHSHHQGEPGIGTQGSAAEGGGSPASEESELFVRGVLAQGLRTGSAFNCVLCKELLDSKAELLEHWRGQHNCEDPSVLWTVFTAFAEREDLQQGATV
- the znf438 gene encoding zinc finger protein 438 isoform X2 gives rise to the protein MEKPICDPDEIPERKSAAAAPGEAMKSQEQKMNQSALKGQIQNETRPQCQTKSLQFRSIAPKAPPAVSAPPAVLSCQPPSTLPEASAAVSPKSIIVPAQNYALMQVAGQEGTFSLVALPPSLSPQSPQQIQKALPIPKNLKLPIPRYQPVRSKSTPEKASPGRASRVQSPTKSPLPRRRAATAVEPPEQVILIDPGSSEMAVTTLLADNAVLCSGSQVEKPVDPDKTGGEQPTTGLLRNLRPSSGAGAREALVPASLPAGDGSPVKPLEDEKRFGPCLSKPAGQPPNSITVLSPAVFSKAVQIIPSPPRGKLPILPYSKMKGTLLPVAKPSPKCAGLPAGPLGPTEAVHQKQPPGLARQNSSAAKSAGLLGMGLSASPKPAGKKRGRKRKTMEDILAFEAKKKRSLSFFRRRVPEKPAPASATSVTSGTGPKDRAVDISKKYRSIRPKPVLVMETLPRLVGLPALPAPECLEQEILVAHQVPGKPQDGQRLEHATVRPGLPRPPGAGPGAGAGGYAFLGSRQPHRCPTCGRCFQFKHHLQSHMNSHTNSRPYVCPMCRKTYAHSGSLSTHMKLHHAEGWPRRTLRCEFCEKAFGYVGVYFSHLKEVHKVILTVEPSISQHEEDVPVLSSAPPDADEQEEEDPVELQIKCGRCQAITPTFADMKLHLLYVHGEEVQVRLKEGALQGGREAEDELVKHAAHYWRQLNEKRNMVKCGSCEEEFFSFSKLKRHVHSHHQGEPGIGTQGSAAEGGGSPASEESELFVRGVLAQGLRTGSAFNCVLCKELLDSKAELLEHWRGQHNCEDPSVLWTVFTAFAEREDLQQGATV